The Lacrimispora xylanolytica genome has a segment encoding these proteins:
- a CDS encoding DUF5605 domain-containing protein, translated as MDVIFKPQVAKWDVFEVELKGKTEGNPFTDYRIQGYFKGEQEQVTADGFYNGDGSYKVRFMPSYEGEYTFVITGDFSEGEAEGKFLVSAARKENHGPVRVVNKFHFSYEDGTKYYSIGTTCYVWELQSDELIAETLKSLFATGFNKIRFCIFPKHYDYNLGEPRSYPYEGTPIDSSILTSDNFNDYTASLGNLKKGNDWDFTRFNPEHFTHIENCIYELGKRGIEADLIVMHPYDRWGFSQMTKEQDDLYFNYVIARFAAFHNVWWSLANEYDLLPEKSMEDWERYASIICEKDPYHHLRSIHNCFGFYDHTRPWITHCSIQRQELYRSSELVNEWRTQFGKPVVLDEIAYEGNIQHGWGNISGEEMLRRFWEAALRGGYPGHSECFMSHDNILWWSHGGKLKGESWKRFQFLHDIMLDTPGYGLMPYEKCGWDEICGVPEKEKEEPIKDYYLFYYSFMRPSFRTFYFDDKNEYDVEVIDSWNMTIESRGRYKGKFHIALPGRAFMAIRVKKSLS; from the coding sequence ATGGACGTGATATTTAAACCACAGGTTGCTAAATGGGATGTCTTTGAAGTGGAGCTTAAGGGGAAAACAGAAGGAAACCCATTTACGGATTACAGGATTCAAGGATATTTTAAGGGAGAACAAGAACAGGTTACAGCTGATGGCTTCTATAACGGAGATGGAAGCTATAAGGTACGATTTATGCCTTCTTATGAAGGCGAGTATACGTTTGTCATCACAGGTGATTTTTCAGAGGGAGAGGCAGAAGGGAAATTCCTGGTATCAGCCGCCAGAAAGGAGAATCACGGTCCGGTGCGGGTGGTAAATAAATTCCACTTTTCCTATGAGGATGGCACGAAGTATTATTCCATTGGTACCACATGCTATGTATGGGAGCTGCAATCAGATGAACTGATCGCAGAGACCCTGAAGAGCCTTTTTGCAACAGGATTTAATAAAATTCGATTCTGCATCTTTCCGAAACACTATGATTATAATCTGGGGGAACCAAGGTCTTACCCTTATGAGGGGACGCCCATTGACAGCAGTATCTTGACCAGTGATAATTTCAATGATTATACTGCTTCCCTGGGAAATCTTAAAAAGGGAAATGATTGGGACTTTACAAGATTTAATCCGGAACATTTTACCCATATAGAAAACTGTATTTATGAATTGGGCAAACGAGGAATAGAGGCCGATCTTATTGTCATGCACCCTTACGACAGATGGGGGTTTTCCCAGATGACAAAGGAACAGGATGATCTTTACTTTAACTATGTAATTGCACGCTTTGCCGCCTTTCATAACGTATGGTGGTCCTTAGCAAACGAATATGATTTACTTCCTGAAAAGTCTATGGAAGACTGGGAGCGTTACGCATCCATTATTTGCGAGAAGGATCCCTATCATCATTTACGTTCCATTCACAATTGCTTTGGCTTTTACGACCATACCCGCCCCTGGATCACCCACTGCAGCATCCAAAGACAAGAGCTTTACCGATCATCGGAACTGGTCAATGAGTGGCGGACACAGTTTGGAAAACCAGTGGTTTTAGATGAAATTGCTTATGAAGGAAATATTCAGCATGGCTGGGGAAATATAAGCGGAGAAGAAATGTTGAGGCGATTCTGGGAAGCAGCCCTACGAGGTGGGTATCCTGGACATAGTGAATGCTTTATGAGCCATGATAATATTTTGTGGTGGTCCCACGGCGGAAAGCTGAAAGGGGAAAGCTGGAAACGGTTTCAATTTCTTCATGATATCATGCTGGATACACCAGGTTATGGTTTAATGCCTTATGAAAAATGCGGCTGGGATGAGATATGCGGAGTGCCAGAGAAAGAAAAAGAGGAACCAATTAAGGATTATTACTTATTTTATTACAGCTTTATGCGTCCTTCCTTCCGGACTTTTTATTTTGATGATAAGAACGAATATGATGTGGAGGTCATTGATTCCTGGAATATGACCATAGAATCCAGAGGGCGTTATAAAGGAAAATTTCATATCGCACTCCCAGGAAGAGCTTTTATGGCAATTAGAGTTAAGAAGTCTCTTTCGTAA
- a CDS encoding alpha-glucuronidase, with protein sequence MFETRDLCWLTKKVQNPGISTWYMTEESESPILKTIVREMPLLFEGISQSQEPDASITFSLSNKAETNGSYLIEKTMHGYRVTSGSYEGLLYGMYGLHRLLLAGDTTLFPYESRPDQNIRMVDHWDNYDGSIERGYAGNSIFYHNNSFRGDMELVMQYSRLLASVGINAVSINNVNVHKLESFFIKEEAITEIKKIAEIFSSYGIKTFLSINFAAPITVGGLATADPLSMEVGNWWKEVISNLYRIIPDFGGLLVKADSEGEPGPFTYGRNHDEGANMLARAIKPFGGLIIWRCFVYDCTQDWRDRSLDRARAAYDIFKDLDGCFEENAILQIKNGPIDFQIREPISPLFGALKKTNQILEFQITQEYTGHQKDICYLVPMWKEVLDFDTRHRDNDLVKHIIKENSPNKSCSGIAAVVNVGMDYNWTGNKLAQANLYGYGRLIWNNELSSQEISEEWTRLSFDLNDGDLRKVSSILTTSRDTYEDYTCPLSVGFMCKPSLHYGPDVDGYEYDKWGTYHYADRDGVGRDRTMATGTGFTRQYSEERCKEYESLETCPDELLLFFHHVPYTHVLHSGKTVIQHIYDTHFKGVEKVKEYQAIWDSLKEVLDEKAYENVKTRLIQQEKNATDWRDQVNTYFYRKSGIEDERGRRIFD encoded by the coding sequence ATGTTTGAGACGAGAGATTTGTGCTGGCTGACTAAGAAAGTGCAAAACCCCGGGATTTCCACCTGGTATATGACTGAGGAAAGCGAATCGCCTATATTAAAGACCATAGTACGTGAGATGCCACTTCTGTTTGAAGGCATATCACAGTCCCAGGAACCAGATGCTTCCATTACTTTTTCCCTTTCCAATAAAGCGGAAACCAACGGAAGCTATCTTATTGAAAAGACTATGCATGGCTACCGGGTCACAAGTGGTTCCTATGAAGGTCTCCTTTACGGAATGTATGGTCTCCACCGGTTGCTGCTGGCTGGAGATACGACTTTATTTCCTTATGAATCCAGGCCGGATCAAAATATCCGCATGGTCGATCATTGGGATAATTATGACGGCTCCATTGAACGGGGATATGCTGGAAACTCCATTTTTTACCACAACAACTCCTTCCGGGGTGATATGGAACTGGTCATGCAGTACTCAAGACTTCTGGCCTCAGTGGGAATCAATGCAGTATCCATTAATAATGTAAATGTTCACAAGCTGGAAAGCTTCTTTATTAAAGAAGAAGCAATAACAGAAATCAAGAAAATAGCGGAGATTTTTTCTTCCTATGGAATAAAGACCTTCCTTTCCATTAATTTTGCCGCCCCTATCACGGTTGGGGGGCTGGCCACTGCGGATCCCCTTTCTATGGAAGTAGGGAACTGGTGGAAGGAAGTCATAAGCAATCTATACCGCATCATTCCTGACTTTGGCGGACTATTAGTAAAGGCTGATTCCGAAGGGGAACCTGGACCATTTACATATGGAAGGAATCATGACGAAGGAGCCAATATGCTGGCAAGAGCCATAAAGCCATTTGGCGGACTTATTATCTGGCGCTGCTTTGTCTATGACTGTACCCAGGACTGGCGAGACCGTAGCCTTGACAGAGCAAGGGCTGCTTATGACATATTTAAGGACTTAGATGGGTGTTTTGAAGAGAATGCAATTTTGCAGATTAAAAATGGGCCCATTGATTTTCAGATTCGGGAACCCATCTCACCTTTATTTGGGGCATTGAAAAAGACAAACCAGATTCTGGAATTCCAGATCACCCAGGAATATACGGGCCATCAAAAGGATATCTGCTATCTCGTTCCCATGTGGAAGGAGGTACTGGACTTTGATACCAGACACAGGGATAACGACCTGGTGAAACACATCATCAAGGAAAATTCTCCTAATAAGAGCTGCTCTGGCATCGCAGCCGTGGTCAATGTAGGTATGGATTACAACTGGACAGGCAACAAGCTGGCTCAGGCCAATCTTTACGGCTATGGCAGACTCATCTGGAACAACGAATTATCCTCTCAGGAAATTTCAGAAGAATGGACTCGTTTAAGCTTTGACTTAAATGACGGGGATTTACGGAAAGTATCTTCCATTCTTACTACTTCCAGAGACACGTATGAAGATTACACCTGCCCTCTTTCTGTTGGATTTATGTGCAAGCCTTCCCTTCATTATGGACCTGATGTGGATGGCTATGAATATGACAAATGGGGAACGTATCATTACGCCGACAGAGACGGCGTAGGAAGAGACCGGACCATGGCCACTGGAACTGGTTTTACCAGACAGTATTCCGAGGAACGCTGCAAGGAATATGAAAGCCTTGAGACATGTCCGGATGAGCTTTTGCTCTTCTTTCACCATGTTCCATATACCCATGTTCTGCATTCTGGAAAGACGGTGATTCAGCACATCTACGACACTCATTTTAAAGGAGTGGAAAAGGTAAAGGAATACCAGGCCATCTGGGACAGCTTAAAGGAAGTACTTGATGAAAAAGCTTATGAGAATGTAAAGACCCGCTTAATCCAGCAGGAAAAAAATGCAACCGACTGGCGGGACCAGGTGAACACCTATTTTTATCGGAAATCCGGAATTGAGGATGAACGAGGCAGAAGGATATTTGATTAA
- a CDS encoding carbohydrate ABC transporter permease, translated as MEKTYKFSEIERRRRQQQAISAIFRYAILTIVAIVMIYPILWLVGATFKTNNEIFTSVNFIPKRIDFTPYIEGWKTRTKYTFTTFFINTFLFVIPKIIFCLVSSTLVAYGFARFQFPLKKIFFSILMATMFLPAVVTRIPLYLLWKQFGLLDTYVPLVAPTIFANEPFFVFMLIQFLRSIPTYLDEAATIDGCNSFQVLIRILLPALKPALISCMIFQFVWSFNDFLGPLIYVTSLAKYPVALALKMSIDQSSGIVEWNQILAMSFLALVPALILFFSAQKYFVEGVTSSGVKG; from the coding sequence ATGGAAAAAACATACAAATTCAGTGAAATAGAGCGGCGCAGACGTCAGCAGCAGGCAATCAGCGCAATCTTCCGCTATGCCATTTTAACCATCGTAGCCATTGTTATGATCTATCCCATTCTCTGGCTGGTGGGCGCTACGTTTAAGACCAACAACGAGATTTTTACCTCTGTAAACTTCATTCCCAAGCGGATTGATTTTACACCGTATATCGAAGGCTGGAAAACAAGAACCAAGTATACCTTTACCACGTTTTTCATTAACACCTTTTTATTTGTAATACCGAAGATTATCTTCTGTCTCGTATCCAGCACCCTAGTCGCCTATGGCTTTGCAAGATTCCAGTTTCCACTTAAGAAGATTTTCTTCTCTATCTTAATGGCAACCATGTTCCTTCCTGCTGTGGTAACGAGAATCCCTCTTTACCTTTTGTGGAAGCAGTTTGGACTTTTGGATACTTATGTACCTTTGGTTGCACCCACTATTTTTGCCAATGAACCCTTCTTTGTGTTCATGCTGATTCAGTTTTTACGCTCAATTCCAACGTATCTTGATGAGGCGGCAACCATCGACGGCTGTAACTCCTTCCAGGTTTTAATCCGAATCCTGCTGCCAGCCTTAAAGCCGGCATTAATCAGCTGTATGATCTTCCAGTTCGTCTGGAGCTTCAATGATTTCTTAGGACCACTTATTTATGTGACCAGTCTGGCAAAGTATCCCGTTGCCCTGGCCTTAAAGATGTCCATCGATCAAAGCAGCGGTATCGTGGAATGGAATCAGATTCTTGCCATGTCCTTCTTAGCTCTTGTACCTGCGCTGATTCTATTCTTCTCTGCACAGAAATACTTTGTAGAGGGCGTAACTTCATCAGGAGTAAAAGGGTAA
- a CDS encoding AraC family transcriptional regulator — MDLDFNNMVPELHYYIHRKCTVNWKIEAGITPFIDITYVIKGKAKYTIGNQEYIVKKGDLLCIPKKTYRAATNIPEDLMECYVVNFFLRDLNGQDVSLPFPVISHIGIHPRLITLFHEIHGEWMQREFGYMLKVRSNMCLILYQVSNLLLNEKRISQEDPRIKNSIRFMSSHYSEPSLTIDKLAKQFDLHPVYFGSLFQQSTGMTFKQYLTSLRLNYAESMLKSGEYGVSEVAIQCGFSDIFYFSRLFKRNKGISPSELFPEKGKGLQVEQGEE, encoded by the coding sequence ATGGATTTGGATTTTAATAATATGGTTCCAGAGCTTCATTACTACATTCATAGAAAATGCACGGTCAACTGGAAAATAGAAGCGGGAATCACCCCATTTATTGATATTACCTATGTGATCAAAGGAAAGGCAAAGTATACCATAGGCAACCAGGAGTATATTGTCAAGAAGGGAGACTTACTTTGCATCCCAAAGAAAACCTACCGTGCGGCGACCAATATTCCGGAGGACTTGATGGAATGTTACGTGGTCAACTTCTTTTTACGGGATTTAAACGGTCAGGATGTGTCCCTGCCCTTTCCAGTCATCAGCCATATTGGAATTCACCCCCGGCTGATTACCCTCTTTCATGAGATTCATGGAGAGTGGATGCAGCGTGAATTTGGCTATATGCTGAAGGTGAGATCCAACATGTGCCTCATCCTTTATCAGGTATCCAATCTTTTGTTGAATGAGAAGCGCATCAGTCAGGAAGACCCCAGAATCAAAAACAGCATCCGGTTTATGAGCAGCCATTATTCAGAGCCTTCACTGACCATTGATAAGCTGGCAAAGCAGTTTGACCTCCATCCCGTTTATTTTGGAAGTCTGTTTCAACAGTCTACTGGCATGACCTTTAAACAGTATTTGACCTCCCTTCGTCTTAATTATGCGGAAAGCATGTTAAAAAGCGGGGAGTACGGAGTCAGTGAGGTGGCAATTCAGTGTGGGTTTTCTGATATTTTTTATTTCAGTCGGTTATTTAAACGTAATAAGGGCATATCTCCTTCCGAGCTGTTTCCGGAGAAGGGGAAAGGATTACAAGTAGAACAGGGGGAAGAGTGA
- a CDS encoding carbohydrate ABC transporter permease has translation MVFLTLYPFINALIISFSDYNLVREPNFIGLTNYTNLFKDKDFLSTLLATLKYTVITVPLQLTFALFIAYILNFKLKFINFYRTAYYVPSLLGGNVAVAVLWRFLFQQDGFVNRFIGLFGGEPVPWLSSPSGAMSIIVLLKVWQFGSAMLIFLAALKDVPQDLYEAASVDGATKFHSFFHITIPLITPTIFFNLVMQLVNAFQEFNGPYLVTGKGPLNSTYLTSMFIYDNAFKYFNMGYASAASWVLFVIIVSVTLILFATQNKWVFYSDGGN, from the coding sequence ATGGTATTTCTTACCCTGTATCCGTTTATTAACGCACTTATCATCAGTTTTTCGGATTACAATCTGGTAAGAGAGCCTAACTTCATTGGTTTGACTAACTATACGAATCTTTTCAAGGATAAAGACTTTTTAAGCACGCTGCTTGCTACCTTAAAGTACACAGTGATTACGGTACCGTTGCAGCTTACCTTTGCGTTATTTATTGCCTACATATTAAACTTTAAATTGAAATTCATTAATTTTTACCGGACTGCCTATTACGTTCCATCTCTTTTGGGAGGAAACGTGGCGGTTGCTGTTTTATGGCGTTTTTTATTCCAGCAGGATGGCTTTGTAAACCGTTTTATCGGCTTATTTGGCGGTGAACCAGTTCCGTGGCTCTCCTCTCCCTCTGGTGCCATGAGCATTATTGTTTTACTTAAGGTATGGCAGTTTGGTTCTGCCATGCTTATATTCCTGGCCGCCTTAAAGGATGTACCCCAGGATCTCTATGAAGCCGCCAGTGTGGATGGCGCGACAAAATTCCACTCATTTTTTCACATTACAATTCCACTTATAACACCAACTATTTTTTTCAATCTGGTCATGCAGCTTGTCAATGCATTCCAGGAATTTAACGGTCCGTATCTGGTAACAGGCAAAGGCCCCTTAAACTCAACTTACCTTACCTCCATGTTTATTTATGACAACGCCTTTAAATATTTTAATATGGGCTATGCCAGTGCGGCAAGCTGGGTACTGTTTGTCATAATCGTGTCTGTAACACTGATTCTTTTCGCCACACAGAATAAGTGGGTATTTTATTCTGACGGAGGTAACTAA
- a CDS encoding AAA family ATPase, with protein MKYQVIHIYGASGSGTSTLGEAISRRYHYFHMDTDDYYWLPTNPSFTTKRDIEERLFLMKRDIKDHEGVVITGSLVDWGDELIPYFDLAIRVVTDQSVRLERIKKREKERFGSKIEAGGDMFDQHRVFLDWASQYDTGDATMRSKAMHDHWERQLTCKRISVNGGKPVDEILKAIFF; from the coding sequence ATGAAGTATCAGGTCATTCATATTTATGGGGCTTCCGGGTCTGGAACATCTACTCTGGGGGAGGCGATATCCAGAAGATACCATTATTTTCATATGGATACAGATGATTATTACTGGCTGCCAACGAATCCCAGTTTCACCACAAAGCGTGATATTGAGGAGCGATTATTCCTGATGAAGCGTGATATAAAGGATCATGAAGGAGTGGTTATAACAGGCTCATTGGTTGATTGGGGAGATGAGCTTATTCCGTATTTTGATTTGGCAATCCGTGTGGTGACAGATCAGAGTGTTCGGCTGGAGCGGATTAAAAAGAGGGAAAAGGAACGATTTGGTTCAAAAATAGAAGCTGGGGGCGATATGTTTGACCAGCACAGGGTATTTTTGGATTGGGCATCCCAGTACGATACTGGTGATGCAACCATGCGCAGTAAGGCCATGCATGATCATTGGGAGAGGCAGTTAACATGCAAACGAATTTCAGTGAATGGTGGAAAACCGGTGGATGAGATCTTGAAAGCTATCTTTTTCTAA
- a CDS encoding ABC transporter substrate-binding protein, giving the protein MSKYKRKGILAAAALSAILLTACGAAKKGAAPEAGTKVTEQTTEVTADKGKDTRVIKMEYGDVEIPANPKRVVVAFFQGDLLALGIHPIGTTFNDDAVFEQELKDVTVVDAFELNPEAIMELDPDLIIWNNTDHYESLSKIAPTLARNYYDMEVKDRVAFFGEVFGVQEKAEKIMSDFEKKAGESKKQLSEKGLADKNVILLENQTKGVLRVFGDDYGRGGEIIYKYLGLKAPERVQKEVMDKEGVNYIDISYETLKDYVGDYIFSDERIAEMKDVEVWESLPAVKEGRLVQNSSGMFWFSDITSMNAQMDFVMDSLLKTVEGQSR; this is encoded by the coding sequence ATGAGTAAATACAAGAGAAAAGGTATATTAGCAGCCGCAGCGTTATCTGCCATACTGCTTACTGCCTGCGGAGCGGCAAAGAAAGGAGCAGCTCCGGAAGCTGGTACAAAGGTGACCGAACAAACTACTGAGGTAACCGCAGATAAAGGCAAGGACACCAGAGTCATAAAGATGGAATATGGAGATGTGGAAATACCGGCAAATCCAAAACGGGTGGTGGTTGCATTCTTCCAGGGAGATTTACTTGCACTTGGGATTCACCCCATAGGCACCACATTTAACGATGACGCTGTGTTTGAACAGGAGCTTAAAGATGTTACCGTTGTAGATGCCTTTGAATTAAATCCGGAAGCTATTATGGAGTTGGATCCTGATCTTATTATCTGGAACAATACAGATCATTATGAGAGCCTGTCAAAGATTGCACCAACTCTGGCCAGGAATTACTACGATATGGAAGTAAAGGACCGGGTGGCATTTTTTGGAGAAGTATTTGGTGTACAGGAAAAAGCGGAAAAGATTATGTCAGACTTTGAAAAAAAGGCGGGAGAATCCAAAAAACAGCTTTCTGAGAAGGGGCTGGCGGATAAGAATGTCATTCTATTAGAAAACCAGACCAAGGGAGTATTAAGAGTTTTTGGTGATGATTATGGACGAGGCGGCGAGATCATCTATAAATACCTAGGTTTAAAAGCACCGGAGAGAGTTCAAAAAGAGGTCATGGATAAAGAGGGTGTGAATTACATAGATATTTCCTATGAGACTCTTAAGGATTATGTGGGAGATTACATATTTTCTGATGAAAGGATAGCTGAGATGAAAGATGTGGAAGTGTGGGAGAGTCTTCCGGCCGTCAAGGAAGGACGACTGGTGCAAAACTCCAGCGGTATGTTCTGGTTCAGTGATATTACTTCCATGAATGCACAGATGGATTTTGTTATGGATTCCTTACTGAAGACAGTGGAAGGGCAGTCCCGATAA
- a CDS encoding ABC transporter substrate-binding protein, translated as MRKWKKTSIMCAAALAASLTLGGCGGSSSNTSASGDTKAKGSDEPVALSFSWWGNDDRHQATQKAIDAFNAAHEGKIVVTGEPSGFGNLEETFATRYAGGTASDIMTVNYPWILQYSPKGDGFYDLDQVKDVFDFTQYEPGFLEFGKSNGKMQAIPYGQNTLGVYLNKSAFDRAGIKEIPKTFEEYKEAAKIFTKNDPNSYLIVSPTFRFAATYYLQQKTGKGEFADDLTMNYTLEDYKEALAWYKDLADAHVFCSRKDYIENVGNDPVSIAQNSKFINGGYVGVLEWTGGIASNAKTLADKGDELIVAPLPVIEGAKFEGTMAKPSLTMAISKDTKHPKEAAEFLQYILNDPEGTKLMGSTRGMVASKAAKASLEADGQITGAVKQAYDFTKDAKVINNSPIFESAVFTNAYDSNYEKFEFGQSTVDEAAKAIFDATSEQVTKLKQQYGK; from the coding sequence ATGAGGAAGTGGAAAAAAACAAGTATTATGTGTGCGGCAGCATTGGCTGCAAGTCTTACGCTGGGAGGCTGCGGGGGTAGCTCTAGCAATACATCAGCCAGCGGTGATACAAAGGCTAAGGGCAGCGACGAGCCGGTAGCTTTAAGCTTTTCCTGGTGGGGCAATGACGACCGCCATCAGGCAACCCAAAAAGCAATTGATGCATTCAATGCAGCTCATGAAGGCAAAATCGTTGTAACAGGCGAGCCTTCCGGATTCGGTAACTTAGAAGAAACGTTTGCAACCCGTTATGCAGGCGGAACTGCATCTGATATCATGACAGTAAACTATCCCTGGATTTTACAGTACAGCCCAAAGGGAGACGGATTCTATGATCTGGATCAGGTAAAGGATGTATTTGATTTCACTCAGTATGAGCCTGGATTTTTGGAATTTGGTAAGAGCAACGGAAAGATGCAGGCCATTCCATACGGACAAAACACTCTGGGCGTATATTTAAATAAGTCTGCCTTTGACCGTGCAGGAATCAAGGAAATTCCAAAGACCTTCGAAGAATATAAGGAAGCTGCCAAGATCTTTACCAAGAATGATCCTAATTCGTATCTCATCGTCAGCCCAACCTTCCGCTTTGCTGCTACTTATTACTTACAGCAGAAAACCGGAAAAGGCGAATTTGCAGACGATCTGACCATGAATTACACCTTAGAGGATTACAAGGAAGCTCTGGCATGGTACAAAGACCTCGCCGATGCTCACGTATTCTGTTCCAGAAAAGATTACATTGAAAATGTAGGCAATGATCCTGTTTCCATCGCTCAGAACTCCAAGTTCATTAATGGCGGCTACGTTGGTGTACTGGAATGGACCGGCGGAATTGCTTCCAATGCAAAGACTCTTGCCGATAAAGGGGACGAGCTGATCGTTGCTCCTCTTCCAGTCATTGAAGGAGCTAAATTTGAAGGCACAATGGCTAAACCATCCTTAACAATGGCAATCTCAAAGGATACCAAGCATCCAAAGGAAGCAGCTGAATTCTTACAGTACATCCTAAATGATCCGGAAGGCACCAAGCTCATGGGTTCTACCCGTGGTATGGTTGCCTCCAAGGCTGCAAAAGCTTCTTTAGAGGCAGACGGACAGATTACAGGTGCCGTAAAGCAGGCTTATGACTTTACAAAAGATGCTAAGGTAATCAACAACTCTCCTATTTTTGAAAGCGCTGTCTTCACCAATGCATACGACAGCAATTATGAAAAATTTGAGTTTGGTCAGAGCACGGTAGACGAAGCAGCCAAAGCAATCTTTGATGCAACAAGCGAACAGGTTACAAAATTAAAACAGCAGTACGGAAAATAA